The window CTCGAAGCGGAGGAACGGGTGCTGTACACGGGGGAGATCCACAAACCGCTCAACGAGGACGAGGTACGGGAAGCGGCCCGCCAGCTCGGCCGCGAGGGCGTCGAGTCGGTCGCAATCGGCTTCCTCCACGCCTACGCCAACACCGCCCACGAGCGACGGGCCGCAGAGATCGTGGAGGAGGAGTTGGGTGAAGACGTGTACGTGACCACCTCCTCCCAGATACTGCCCGTGTGGAGGGAGTGGGAGCGGTTCTCCACGATGGCCGTGTCCGCATACACCGGCCCCGCCGTGAAGCGCTACCTGCTGGCTCTCGAGGACCGGCTCGCCGGGAACGGCTTCGCCGGAAGCCTGATGATGATGCTCTCGGATGGACTCGTAGAGACGGTCGAGAACTGCATCCCCCGCGCTGTCTACCTCATCGGATCCGGTCCGGCCGCAGCCCCCGCCGCCGCCGTGCACCTCGGCTCCGAGACCGGCCACAAGAGCCTGCTCAGCTTCGACATGGGGGGAACCTCCATCGACATTGGGGTCGTGATGAGGGGCGAGATACCCACCACGACCGAGGGATGGGTACAGGACGAGCGGGTGGCCATCAAGATGGTGGACATCGTCTCGGCCGGAGCGGGCGGCGGGTCGATTGCCTGGGTCGATTCGCTGGGCCTGCTCAGGGTGGGGCCGAGCTCGGCCGGAGGCGATCCGGGGCCGGCCTGTTACGCGAAGGGTGGGACGGCACCGACCGTCACCGACGCCGACCTGGTGCTCGGCTACATCGACCCGGACTTCTTCCTGGGAGGCGAGATCCCGCTCGATCCGGGACTGGCCGTAGGCGCCATCGTAGACAAGGTGGCCGAGCCTCTGGGTATGACCGTCGAGCAGGCCGCCGAGGCGATCATGACCGCGGTCAGCTCCTTCACCGCGGACGAGATCAACGAGATGGCGACCCGGCGAGGGATCGACGTCCGGGACCTGACCCTGGTGGCCGGCGGCGGGGCCGGTCCGGCGCACGCGGCGTTCATCGCGGACCTACTGGGGCTCCCGCACGTGATCGTGCCGTCGGTGGCATCAACCTATTCGGCGTTCGGGATGTTCGCGATGGACGTGGGCCGTAACTACGCCCGCTCCTACATAACCCGATTCGCCGACCTCGACACCGACCGGGTGCAGGCCCTCTACGAGGAGATGGAGCAGGAAGCCATCACCGGCTTCGAGGAGATGGGGTACCGGGCCGAGGACGTGAGCTTCGCCCGCACCGCCGATCTCCGCTACATAGGGCAGTTCCACGAGGTGGAGGTGGAGATGCCGATGGATCCCGGCCAGGACCTCTCCGAGACAGCCGAGAAGACCTTCCGGGCGAGCGTCTTCCGGGACGCAGGCGGGATGCAGATGCTGGACGCGGTCGAGGAGGCCATCGACAACTTCCACGCCAAGCACTACGACCTGTACACGTTCAACATGCCCTGGCAGGGGGTCGAGTTACTGACCTTCCGGCTCCGGGCCACCGTGCCGAAGGCGCCCTTCGAACTCCACCGGATCCCGGAGGGCGGTCCCGATCCGTCGGCCGCGCTCAAGTCGCATCGTGACTGCTGGTTCGGGGGCGAGCGGGTGCCCACCCCTGTCTTCGACGGCGGCCGGCTGAAGGCCGGCAATCAGGTCGTGGGTCCGGCCATCATCGAGGAGCCGACCACCACGGTGGTGGTGCCCGGATCGTTCACGGCCACGGTCGACGCCCAGCGCAGCTACCACCTGAACCGCAACGGAGCGGTCGGAGAACCCTCGGGAGGTACGACATGAGACCCGGCCCCGTCGACCCGATCACCCTCTCGACCATCTGGAACTCGTTCCAGAGCATGGGCCGCGAGATGCGCTACGTCATCGACCGCACCGCGCAGAACTACCTGATCGCCCAGCTCCACGACATGGCGGCCGGTATCTGGGACGCGCAGGCCCGCACCATCGCGGTGCCCGAAGGACCCACGTCCATGTTCCTGTCGCAGCAGTTCTCGGTGGAGTACATCCTCGACAAGTTCGGCGACGACCTGCATCCGGGGGATGTGATCATCTGCAACGATCCCTACAAGGGGTACTGCAACCACCTCCCGGACTGGGGTTTCTTCAGGCCGATCTTCTACGAGGACGAGTTGGTGTTCGTCGCCCTGACCCGGGGCCACCAGATGGACACGGGAGGATCATTTCCCGGTGGCTACTTCCCCAACGGCTACGACATACACGCCGAAGGGTTGATGATCCCCCCCACCAAGATCTACGACCGGGGCCGGGAGCGCACCGACGTGCTGGAGCTCATCTGGAACAACGTCCGGTGGCCCGACGGGGTCAAGATCGACAACTACGCGCTGATGGCGGCGCTGCAGGTGTGCGACAACCGGATCGTCACCCTGCTCGACAAGTACGGCGTCCCGACGGTCAAGGATGCGGTGGAGGAGATGCTGGACCGGATGGAGGCCAACGTGCGGGCCCAGCTCGCGGAGGTCCCGGACGGGACCTACTACGGCGAGTCGGCCACCGACGACGACGGCACGGTGCTAGACGAACTGGTGTGGGTGCGCTGCGCGGCCACCATCAAGGGCGACGAGCTGATCCTGGACTTCTCCGAGAGCGACGCCCAGCGGAAGGGGTTCGTGAACTGCGTCTACTCGTCCACATACAGCCGGGCCGTGGCGGGCAGCTTCCTCTACTTCGACCCCGCCTACTCGGAGTTCCACAACGAGGGCAGCATGCGACCCATCACCGTGGTCGCTCCGGAGGGCTCCGTCTGCAACGCCCAGTACCCGGCGACGGTGGGTGGATCCCCGGTGAACATGGGGACCCAGGTGCTGGAGGCGACGGTCAACGCCCTGTCGAAGGCCATGCCGGACAAGGCCATCGCCGGATGGGGCCGCCGGAGGGGCCACTACATCGCAGGCGTCGATCCCCGCACCGGTGAGCGCTACGTGCAGACCACCACCGATGCCGACGGGGGCTCGGGAGCGGTGTGGGGCTACGACGGGTTCGAGGGCGCCATGGGTATGTCCGGCCTCGGCTCGATCCAGCGCGGCAGCGTGGAGGAGATCGAGATCCGCTTCCCCTGGCGAGCGGTGCGCTACCACTACGTCCCGGACATGTCGGGGGCCGGCCGCTGGCGGGGCGGGTCGGGAATGCTCTGGGAGGTCGAGAACGTCGGTGGGGACGTAGGGGTGGCAACCGGCAGTTCGGACGGCGACCTGACCCAGCCGCCGGGAGCGGTCGGGGGCGAGGACGGTCCCCTGTCGAGGATGTACGTCCGCCGGGGAGACGAGATCATCCCGGCCCGCACCCACCGCATGGTGCAGATCAAGAGCGGGGAGATCCTCGGGAAGGTCAGCGGCGGCGGAGGCGGGGTGGGTGATCCCACCGAGCGAGACCCCGACAAGGTTCTCGAGGACGTGCGCAACGA of the bacterium genome contains:
- a CDS encoding hydantoinase/oxoprolinase family protein, translated to MYRIAIDVGGTFTDCLVLDEQTGDLHQFKSPTTPPDPSIGCIDALAKAATAYGLALPAFLERVTLLIHGTTLATNTLINEDGARTGMITTRHFRDMLEIRRGYKNVRTSMYNVFVPPYKPLIPRRLRLEAEERVLYTGEIHKPLNEDEVREAARQLGREGVESVAIGFLHAYANTAHERRAAEIVEEELGEDVYVTTSSQILPVWREWERFSTMAVSAYTGPAVKRYLLALEDRLAGNGFAGSLMMMLSDGLVETVENCIPRAVYLIGSGPAAAPAAAVHLGSETGHKSLLSFDMGGTSIDIGVVMRGEIPTTTEGWVQDERVAIKMVDIVSAGAGGGSIAWVDSLGLLRVGPSSAGGDPGPACYAKGGTAPTVTDADLVLGYIDPDFFLGGEIPLDPGLAVGAIVDKVAEPLGMTVEQAAEAIMTAVSSFTADEINEMATRRGIDVRDLTLVAGGGAGPAHAAFIADLLGLPHVIVPSVASTYSAFGMFAMDVGRNYARSYITRFADLDTDRVQALYEEMEQEAITGFEEMGYRAEDVSFARTADLRYIGQFHEVEVEMPMDPGQDLSETAEKTFRASVFRDAGGMQMLDAVEEAIDNFHAKHYDLYTFNMPWQGVELLTFRLRATVPKAPFELHRIPEGGPDPSAALKSHRDCWFGGERVPTPVFDGGRLKAGNQVVGPAIIEEPTTTVVVPGSFTATVDAQRSYHLNRNGAVGEPSGGTT
- a CDS encoding hydantoinase B/oxoprolinase family protein, with the translated sequence MRPGPVDPITLSTIWNSFQSMGREMRYVIDRTAQNYLIAQLHDMAAGIWDAQARTIAVPEGPTSMFLSQQFSVEYILDKFGDDLHPGDVIICNDPYKGYCNHLPDWGFFRPIFYEDELVFVALTRGHQMDTGGSFPGGYFPNGYDIHAEGLMIPPTKIYDRGRERTDVLELIWNNVRWPDGVKIDNYALMAALQVCDNRIVTLLDKYGVPTVKDAVEEMLDRMEANVRAQLAEVPDGTYYGESATDDDGTVLDELVWVRCAATIKGDELILDFSESDAQRKGFVNCVYSSTYSRAVAGSFLYFDPAYSEFHNEGSMRPITVVAPEGSVCNAQYPATVGGSPVNMGTQVLEATVNALSKAMPDKAIAGWGRRRGHYIAGVDPRTGERYVQTTTDADGGSGAVWGYDGFEGAMGMSGLGSIQRGSVEEIEIRFPWRAVRYHYVPDMSGAGRWRGGSGMLWEVENVGGDVGVATGSSDGDLTQPPGAVGGEDGPLSRMYVRRGDEIIPARTHRMVQIKSGEILGKVSGGGGGVGDPTERDPDKVLEDVRNEWVTPSHARNVYKVAIDTETMTVDRDQTRMLRSSTGETETETETETET